ATCGATTGTACGGGTGCCGCGCCGGTGGTGATACGTCATGGTATGGGTGATATTGCGCAGTATTTGTAGATGGCAGAACTGATTATTGAACCCCATTACCTGGGCAGTCTGGAGTATTTTACTCAGCTGATAAATAGCGAGCGTGTCTTTCTGGAGGTGCACCAGCATTTCTCCAAACAAACGTTTAAGAACAGGTGCTATTTGCTCAGCACCAGAGGAGCCATGCCGTTGACCGTGCCTGGGAAATTTACCAATCGAACACCCTTCAAAGAGGTGCAGATAGCGCATGATCAGAGCTGGAAAAGAGCGCATTGGGGTGCTTTTTATTCTGCCTATGGGAAGGCTCCTTTCTTCGAATTTTTAGCGGATCATTTTAAGGACATCTGGGACAGAAAGCATCGGTTTCTTCTGGATCTCAACTTCGAAATGATGACATTGTGTCTTAAAATCTTACAAATTGACATACCGATAGAAATTACCGAAAGCTATCAAAAAAAAATAAATACCCCTCTTATCGACCTCAGGGAGCATATTGTGCCCAAAAAGCCTTTTGAAGAACGACATTTATATATACCTTCCCCGTATACTCAGATATTTGGCAGCAAATTTGTCCCTAACCTGAGCATTATTGATCTTCTGGTGAGCGAAGGCAGCAATGCTTTAGAGGTTTTAAAAAAATCTTCTTATCCGACAGGTGAACAAATCTGAAAATCAATGTGTTTCTAAAACTCATTCTTTGTGAGGTTTTGACTCACAGAAGTTTTAAATTTACTTACTAACGCACTATCATAAATCCATTTTATGGAAGCTAAATTTTCAAACAGAGTAAAGGAGGTAATCTCTCTCAGCCGTGAAGAAGCTTTGCGACTTGGGCATGATTATATCGGCACCGAGCACTTGCTTTTGGGCATGATCCGCGAGGGAGAAGGTGTTGCCGTCAGTTTGCTGAAAAAACTTGGGGTATCTCTGGAGGAGCTAAGGTCCGCCATAGAGCAGGCCACCAAGGGCACTGCCACGAGCAATGTGAAGAACCTTGCCAATATACCTTTGACCAGACAATCGGAGAAAGTACTAAAAATAACCTATCTGGAGGCCAAGATTTTCAAAAGCCAGTTGATAGGCACAGAGCATTTGCTCCTCTCTATCCTGAGAGATGAAGACAATCTGGCTACTCAGATTCTGGATAAATTTGACGTGAGCTACGACGTGGTGAAGGAGCTGCTGGAATACCAGACAGAGAATCCTTTGGCTCAGTCTGACACTGACGATGGAGATGAAGATACCGGAAAGATCTTTGGAGGATCCTCTTCATCAGGAGGCTCGGGTAGCCGCGAGTCCGGCAAGGCAGGTGGCGAGAAGTCACGAACCCCTGTGTTGGATAACTTTGGCAGAGACCTGACCAAATTGGCGGAGGACGACAAGCTGGATCCGATCGTAGGTCGGGAGAAAGAAATAGAGCGTGTAGCTCAAATCCTGAGTAGAAGAAAGAAGAACAACCCAATCCTGATTGGTGAGCCTGGGGTCGGTAAAACGGCCATCGCTGAAGGGCTGGCACTCAGAATTATTCAGAAAAAAGTTTCCAGAATCTTATTTGGAAAACGTGTGGTTACGCTCGACCTGGCATCTTTGGTGGCAGGCACCAAGTACAGAGGGCAGTTTGAAGAGCGGATGAAGGCGGTGATGAACGAAATCGAAAAGTCGCCGGACGTTATTCTCTTTATAGATGAGCTTCATACCATCGTAGGTGCTGGCGGAGCTTCCGGTTCATTGGATGCGTCCAATATGTTCAAACCGGCCCTGGCCCGTGGCGAGATACAATGCATCGGCGCCACTACGTTGGATGAGTACAGACAGTACATCGAGAAGGATGGGGCTTTGGCCCGACGTTTCCAGATGGTAATGGTGGATGCCACTACCGCAGATGAGACCATTCAGATACTCGACAACATCAAGGATAAATATCAGGATCACCATCACGTGAACTATACCCCTGAGGCAATAAAGGCGTGTGTGACCCTTTCTGACAGATACATTAGCGACAGGTACCTTCCGGACAAAGCCATTGATGTAATGGATGAGGCGGGTGCCAGGGTGCACATCAATAACATCAGTGTGCCGAAGCAGGTGATCGAGCTGGAAGAGCAGATAGAAGATATCAAAAAGGAGAAAAATCGTGTAGTGAAAAGCCAGAAGTACGAAGAGGCGGCTCAGTTGCGCGACAGAGAGAAGAAACTGCTGGCTCAGTTGGATGAGGAAAAGAACAAGTGGGAAGAGGAGACGCGTACCAAGCGCTACGAGGTGGATGAGGAAAATGTGGCAGAGGTGATCGCCATGATGACTGGTATTCCTACCAAAAGGATTGCACAGAACGAAAGCGCCAAACTTCTTAATATGAAGGAGGAGTTGAAGAAAAAAGTGATTGGCCAGGAGGATGCGATCATGAAGTTGACCAAATCCATCCAGCGAACACGAGTAGGACTGAAAGACCCTAAAAAGCCAATTGGATCATTTATTTTTCTGGGCCCTACCGGGGTAGGAAAAACCGAGATGGCCAAAGTGCTCTCCACGTTCCTGTTTGATAAAGACGATTCGCTCATCAGAATAGATATGAGTGAATACATGGAGAAATTTTCTGTATCCCGACTAGTAGGAGCACCTCCCGGATATGTGGGATATGAAGAAGGCGGCCAGCTGACTGAAAAAGTCCGCAGAAAGCCATACTCCGTGGTGTTGTTGGATGAGATAGAAAAGGCGCATCCGGATGTATTCAATATCCTGCTGCAGGTGTTGGACGATGGAATCCTTACAGACGGCCTTGGCCGCAGGGTGGATTTCAGAAATACCATCATCATCATGACGTCAAATATTGGTGTGAGGGATTTGAAGGATTTCGGCGCGGGCATTGGTTTTTCTACTTCCTCTAAGCGTGACAATGCTGAGGATGTAATGAAGTCTACCATCCAGAGCGCGTTGAAGAAAGCGTTTAGCCCTGAGTTTTTGAATAGACTGGATGACGTGATAGTGTTCAATACCCTGGAGCGTGAGCACATCCATTTGATCATAGACATCACTTTGGGTAAGCTCTTCAAGCGTGTAGTTGATCTTGGATATCATGTGGAGCTTACCAAAAAGGCGAAGGATTTTATCTCAGACAAAGGATACGATCCTCAGTATGGTGCCCGGCCACTCAATAGGGCTATTCAGAAATATCTGGAAGATCCTGTGGCTGAAGAGATCCTCAAAGGAGAAATCCAGGAGGGAGACACTTTGGTAGCTGACTGGGATGGAAAAGCTGAAGTACTGCACCTGAAACTCAAGAAGAAGAAGGTGAAGCAGGAAGACAAAGAAAAAGAGTAATTGAAGGGCCCATGAGGCCCTTTTTTTATGCACGCCTGTCATTGACTGAGTCGTTATTTCCCTCAGGAGGAGCAATTCCAGCATCAAGCAATAAAGTTGTGGGGCATCACTATATAGTTATATTTTGTAAAGCCGAATTAATTCACTGCGGATTCAGAAATGGAGGGCGCAAAGGAGGGCGGGGCATCCAAGGCAAGCGTGAATCATTTTGACTCTAACAATTCCTAAAAAACCTAAACACCATGAGTCAAAATGATTTTTTGCGTTGGTGCCTTTTCTTTTGCTTCGTTTTCTTTGGGCAAGCAAAGAAAATGAAGGGTAAGTAGCCAATCAGTTGGATAGAGTCATATGAGATATCAGATCACGGATCACTATCTTCTACAAACTCCCCACAGGAATCCCGTGTGAGTCGTTATTTCCCTCAGGAGGAGCAATTCCACCAGCGTAACGCAACCTTTTTGTGATAAACTAGTTTATATTATAAACTTAATTATCTTTACAACAAAAAGATCTGTCATGTCTGAACAAACATTAACAAACAAAGAAAGCCTGGCGCTGATCACAGAGATGATCGGACAGGCCAAAAAGAACTACCGGAAGGGTGGAAGTTTTCATTTTCTGCTCTGGGGATGGGTGGTGATGCTTGCCAACTTAGGCCACTATTATTTGGAAGGGTTTACGGACTATCCTCACCCCTATCTGGTTTGGGTGATCACTTTTCCCGCCGGGATCATCTCTGGCTTGTATGGTGCTCGTCAGAGTAAGCAGGCAACGGTAGTGAGCCATTTGGATCGTTTGTATGGTCAGGTCTGGATCGCAGCAGGAGTGGGCATAGTGATTACCTTGATATTCATGCGAAACCTTTCCTTCAATCACGGTGCTATGATCCTTTTGTTTGCTGCTATGGGTACTTATCTTTCTGGTCAAATGTTGAGGTTTAAGCCGTTAATCCTCGGAGGACTAGCCCTTGCGGTTGCAGCAGTGGTTTGCTTCAATGTTTCGGTGACAGATCAGTATCTGGTAAGCGCCATTGGTATATTTCTGGGATACATTGTTCCTGGATACCTTCTCAAGAGCAAGGAAAAATGAATGATTTCAAGCCATTAGATCCTTTATTGCATTCTCAGCTTCGACTAGCCGTGATGAGCCTTTTGCTTAGTGTCGAATCTGCCGAATTCACCTTTATTAAGGAAAAAACTCAGGCTACAGCCGGTAATTTGAGTGTGCAACTGGATAAGCTTTCAGAGGCTGGTTATATCCGGGTGGAGAAAGCTTTTAGAGGAAAAAAGCCGGTGACCACCTGCCAAATCACTGAGCAGGGAGTGGAAGCATTCGAAAGGTACGTCAATGCGCTGAAGGGCTATATAGAATAATTTTTTTAGGTATTTAGTTTATAAAATAAAGTAGTTTATCATGAAAGAAATAAGAAGATTTTTACTGATCCTATTGGGAATAGTGATCAGTCTGGTGGCTTTTACTCAGGATTTTAAGGCCATCACTCAGAAAGAGATGAAGAAAATGAGCTTTATGACAGGGGAGTGGCAAGGTGAGGGATGGGTAATGACCCCTGAAGGCATGGAGACCAGTCGTGTGAAGGAGACCATTTCTTATGACCTTGACAATACGGTTCTCAGGCTACGGGGAGTAGGTACCGCAGACAAGGACGGGGTGGAAGTCAAGGTACACGATGCGCTGGGTGTTTTGTATTTTGATCCATTTCGGCAGCAGTTCGGAATGAGCTCCTGGATCTCTAAAGGAATGCATACGGATGCCAATGTAGAATTGCTGGGTGAGGGCAGGCTCAAGTGGTGGTTTGAAGCGGGACCTGCTGGCACCATTCGATATACCCTGAAAATTGAAAATAATGTATGGGTGGAAATAGGCGAAATGTCGCAGGATGGTGAGACCTGGAGGCAGTTTTTTGAAATGAAATTAGAAAAGAAATAGCGCTACTCATCTAAAACCGGCCTTTTGGTTGGTTTTTTACTAAAAAGCGCCTAGATATTTTCTTAGAAACCACTCGGTGCCCAATAGACCCGTAATGAGTAGAACTACCCATATGCTGTTGATCAGTGGAAAGGTTTCTTTGCTGGTCTTGATGATGTTTTTATAGCCTTTTCCGATAAGGTCCTCACTCACCTGGCTGGCTTGTGAGAAGGGGTAAAAACGGCCATCATTCTTTTCTGCTACAGCCCGGAGCATGTTGTGGTCTGCAGTAAGGTTGATCCCTTCTAGTTGGATATCACGTATGGCAAAAGACCCGGTCTCTGAAAAACCTTTGCCTCCCAAAGTAGTGGTTGCCTTGAATTGGTAAACTCCCGCTTCCAGGGCTCCCAGGTTAAAGCTGCTGTTGACCGGGCTATCCACCATTTCATAAGAGGTTTGATTTCCACTTTCATCGGTAATTACCAGCTGGATGGTATTTCCATAGGCCCTCTCGTAGATTTCATTGTATACCTCGGCATCCATGAATACCCGCTCACCGATGTGGTAGTTGGATTCTCTTGGCTTCACCACAAAACGATCTTTGTTCACCTTTATACTCAGATACTGCACGGTCTTCAGGATCAACTCTTCAAATAATTGAGAGTTTTCTTCACTCCCCGCTTCCTGAAGCCTCCACTGCCAGATGCCGGCACCCGGAGTGACAGCAGATTTCTGGGCACCATCATCGAAAAACACCAAAAGTGGTCGCTCAGTGTTGATGCTGCCGATCTTCTGGTATAAAAGGACTTCTGTTGGCCCCACCAGCTGATACTCGCCGAATGGTACTTCAATGGGTGGGTAATTCTGAATCCGGTCTGTTAAGTCTTCAGAGATTTTGAATTTGGTAAAGTTCTGGTTGTAAGCACCCCTTACCTTGTCCTTACCGTTTCCCTTCAGGTTGATGCTGAGGTAGGTGATGGTCTGAGCCATGTTTCTCACATTAGAGGAGTTGCCCATGATGTACCATTTGCCTGTGGCCTCAAAGTCTCCGTATTGGTGGCCAGAGAAGGCCTGATGTTCTACGATGGCATCAAATTTTTTCTCTTTGGGACGCTCATGAATCCCAGGTATGAAGAGAACAGACTCGTAGTTGGTGGTTGCATTGAGAACGGATCTGATGGCGTTGATGTCCGGGTGGGGGGCAGGAGCCAGGATCAGTATTTTGTCTTTCCCTTCTATGATGTCTATGTATACGTCTTGCTGGTTGTTGACATACGAGGATTCCCCCTCTTTTTCTCCAACAGCGATGGTGAGCCGGCGGATTCCTGGTGAGTTGGCATCCAGCTGAAAGTTAACCTCCTGAGCGTTCGGTTGAAGTGTGATTTCCTGAGCCGCTATCTTTCTTCCATTTTCGATTATTTCAACTGGCAGTGGCAGGCCATCATAGCCTTTTTGCGAAAGCAAAATGCTGATGGGAAATTGGTTTCCCTGGTAGGCCACCTGATTGTTTCTGACATTGCGAATGGCAATGTCCTTAGGTGGGATGGTGTCTCCCAAACCAATGGTAAAGACCGGAAAGCCATAAGTCTGATAGGCCGGAGACCGGCCCTCATTGATGATTCCGTCTGAAAGCAGTACCACGGCGCCTATGTTTTGCTCTTTATAAACATTCTCAACCTTTTTGAGGAGGGCACCGAGATTGGTTGTCTTTTGGTCGAAAAGGATGGTGTCTTGCCTACCGGAAAGTGTTTCTGCCATCGGGGTGTAGCTATTTTCAAGCTCCCGTTGGACATTGTTTATCCAGTTCACCACTTCTGAAGGAGTCGCTGCTTCTGATCGTAAGCCAATTGATTCGGAGTTGTCCACTGCAATAATGACCAGAGGTGTGTCCGTCTTGTTTACATTGAATTGAAGGAGCGGGTTGATCAACAGAAGAAGGATCAGGAAAACAGCACTTAGCCGAAGGAAACCCAGGAAAATGTTCCAGGATTTACTCCAGGGTGCCGTTTTTCTGGCATACAACAAAACT
This Marinoscillum sp. 108 DNA region includes the following protein-coding sequences:
- a CDS encoding WbqC family protein — encoded protein: MAELIIEPHYLGSLEYFTQLINSERVFLEVHQHFSKQTFKNRCYLLSTRGAMPLTVPGKFTNRTPFKEVQIAHDQSWKRAHWGAFYSAYGKAPFFEFLADHFKDIWDRKHRFLLDLNFEMMTLCLKILQIDIPIEITESYQKKINTPLIDLREHIVPKKPFEERHLYIPSPYTQIFGSKFVPNLSIIDLLVSEGSNALEVLKKSSYPTGEQI
- a CDS encoding ATP-dependent Clp protease ATP-binding subunit yields the protein MEAKFSNRVKEVISLSREEALRLGHDYIGTEHLLLGMIREGEGVAVSLLKKLGVSLEELRSAIEQATKGTATSNVKNLANIPLTRQSEKVLKITYLEAKIFKSQLIGTEHLLLSILRDEDNLATQILDKFDVSYDVVKELLEYQTENPLAQSDTDDGDEDTGKIFGGSSSSGGSGSRESGKAGGEKSRTPVLDNFGRDLTKLAEDDKLDPIVGREKEIERVAQILSRRKKNNPILIGEPGVGKTAIAEGLALRIIQKKVSRILFGKRVVTLDLASLVAGTKYRGQFEERMKAVMNEIEKSPDVILFIDELHTIVGAGGASGSLDASNMFKPALARGEIQCIGATTLDEYRQYIEKDGALARRFQMVMVDATTADETIQILDNIKDKYQDHHHVNYTPEAIKACVTLSDRYISDRYLPDKAIDVMDEAGARVHINNISVPKQVIELEEQIEDIKKEKNRVVKSQKYEEAAQLRDREKKLLAQLDEEKNKWEEETRTKRYEVDEENVAEVIAMMTGIPTKRIAQNESAKLLNMKEELKKKVIGQEDAIMKLTKSIQRTRVGLKDPKKPIGSFIFLGPTGVGKTEMAKVLSTFLFDKDDSLIRIDMSEYMEKFSVSRLVGAPPGYVGYEEGGQLTEKVRRKPYSVVLLDEIEKAHPDVFNILLQVLDDGILTDGLGRRVDFRNTIIIMTSNIGVRDLKDFGAGIGFSTSSKRDNAEDVMKSTIQSALKKAFSPEFLNRLDDVIVFNTLEREHIHLIIDITLGKLFKRVVDLGYHVELTKKAKDFISDKGYDPQYGARPLNRAIQKYLEDPVAEEILKGEIQEGDTLVADWDGKAEVLHLKLKKKKVKQEDKEKE
- a CDS encoding transcriptional regulator, coding for MNDFKPLDPLLHSQLRLAVMSLLLSVESAEFTFIKEKTQATAGNLSVQLDKLSEAGYIRVEKAFRGKKPVTTCQITEQGVEAFERYVNALKGYIE